One Carboxydothermus pertinax genomic window carries:
- a CDS encoding class II aldolase/adducin family protein gives MSREVLLATAKAVILEGLVVSPWGNLSMRISKDSFLITPSGVDYNTMQPEDLVEISLAGEIRAGKLKPSSEYHLHLEIYRARDDIKAIVHTHSPYASAFAVTRKPLPALVEDLAQIVGGDVEVSRYAPPGSEILAKNAVLALGKKFAVLLANHGVVGVGRDMEEALRAVRVVEKGAKIALFAKILGGAVLLEPEEIQTMHDFYLNKYGQR, from the coding sequence TGAGCAGGGAAGTATTATTGGCTACTGCTAAAGCAGTAATCTTAGAAGGTTTGGTGGTATCGCCTTGGGGAAATTTAAGCATGCGGATAAGTAAAGATTCATTTCTCATCACCCCCAGTGGTGTTGATTATAATACAATGCAACCGGAAGATTTAGTAGAAATAAGTTTAGCCGGTGAAATTAGGGCTGGAAAACTAAAACCTTCCTCGGAATACCATCTACACCTGGAAATTTATCGGGCAAGAGATGATATAAAGGCGATTGTACATACGCATAGTCCTTATGCTTCAGCTTTTGCCGTGACCAGAAAACCCTTACCCGCTTTAGTAGAAGATTTGGCTCAAATTGTTGGAGGAGATGTTGAAGTTTCAAGATATGCTCCTCCCGGAAGTGAAATTTTAGCAAAAAATGCGGTTTTGGCTTTGGGCAAGAAATTTGCTGTACTCTTAGCTAACCACGGAGTTGTAGGAGTAGGAAGGGACATGGAGGAAGCCTTAAGAGCTGTTCGGGTAGTTGAAAAAGGGGCCAAAATTGCTTTATTTGCAAAAATTTTAGGTGGTGCCGTATTATTAGAACCCGAAGAAATT